AACCGGAGGGGGTCCGAGAGCGCAAGGGAGTGGGCGGTAGCGTATCAAGAGACCAATCAAGTCATCAATGGGATCGTGGAAAGCCTTCGCGAAGCCCTGGCCGGGCGCGGCGTGCGGTCCGCCGCCCAGCCGGCCACCCACAACTGGGACGAAGAGACCCTGGTGAGTCCCTGGTCCCACAAGTCCGCTGCGGCCCTGGCAGGCCTGGGGAGCTTCGGCCTCCACCGGCTGCTGATCACCGACCGGGGGTGCGCGGGGCGCTGCGGCAGCCTGGTCGTCGATGCGGACCTCCCGGCCACCTCTCGTCCCCAGCCAGAGCGCTGCCGGTACTTTCGCGACGGAGGCTGCGGATACTGCATCGAGGCCTGCCCTGCAGGAGCCCTCTCGGCCGCCCCCGCGGGGGAGCCGAACCTGGACAAGCGGGGCTGTTACTCCCGGCTTTTGGAAGTGAAGGCGCAGACGGGTGCCGACTGCTGCGGGAAGTGCTCGGTAGGGCCCTGCGCCCTGGGGCCCGCGTAGTCCGCTGCGGGGGGAGATCCCGACGGGGGGCGGACACAACCTGGCGAG
This window of the Thermodesulfobacteriota bacterium genome carries:
- a CDS encoding epoxyqueuosine reductase, whose amino-acid sequence is MPHLSARIEELIALGVRRAATRTPYREPLVGYASAQDPGWLRLREVTEPTHLLPEELLPGARTVVAFFVPFGEAVVRANRRGSESAREWAVAYQETNQVINGIVESLREALAGRGVRSAAQPATHNWDEETLVSPWSHKSAAALAGLGSFGLHRLLITDRGCAGRCGSLVVDADLPATSRPQPERCRYFRDGGCGYCIEACPAGALSAAPAGEPNLDKRGCYSRLLEVKAQTGADCCGKCSVGPCALGPA